The window ttcacataccaaAGAAAATCTGGGATTTTCTAGAACAGTTTTCATATTCAATATACAAAGACACCCCTTCacacataaagacttatgtactcactcaacttattgttgatactctcttttcaaattacttgtattatcagggaaataataacaggtactccccgagctttttgagaagatggagccattatgagtcatatcttcttcttttgtataactattttggttttaatatacaatgattgcacacatgtaaatattataattttaaatacaatggttgtttgtactttgattactatgatgcatgtgttgtgatactacaaatgaagtcctccacccccggacgtttccatcgtatggtttgggggtgtgatagtgcACGATCACCCCTTCGGCTTCCCGCGATCCTTTAAGGTTCCTAAAACATATtaaaaaactgtaagcccaaagcttagtgggttcccctaAAATATCAATACACAAACAAAAAGCACATATATAATAATAGTGaccaatgggtccacaactaacagaCATGATGACCCCTttgcccacaacataagtctggattGACCTTCACCCACAGCTTATGTCTGGCTTTCTCCCCATCCTGATCAGTCTTCGAACTGAATACCTCTAAGCCCTCCATACGAGTCTTACATGCCCTTCTCGAACATCAGCTCGTATatggaatgctcatgagccctcagtatgagtctaacATGCCCTCCCTGGCCGTCAACTCATATCTATtttgctccagggtttgttggctatagCACGtagcagtacaacctcaaaccaacccacacaatatgtcaacatataatagataatatCATAAACAGATAAACagacagtatcacaggtagtcctacaggtctaccagactagcatatcaagacTAGAATGCATATCTATTACACACTCAGCATATCAACAATATCAACTTATCAAACCAGtggtccggccttggtgccttcgactcgaaagtatagtgaggaaaactcacctcacaagctgaaCTGGACTGATAAGGCCTACTATGAATCTCAGTTCTCTACTCAATTCCTACATCCACCAAGTGACGAATTCCATCAAAATCACaacaatacccaaaataccctcaaaagtccagcttggtcaaacttggtcaaacatgATAAAACttaaagtcaactggtcaaagtCCATAAACCCACTGAGTCAACCTAGCCGAGTCCACCCAACCTAGTTAACTCAACATGGTGTGACCCAtgcgagtacgtggggcgtactttggcggtacgcttagcgtacataaaGCTTCGCAGAGAACCAGCATCGAGGTGGCTGATCGGGTATACGGGGAGTACACCACGATGCGCGGGGCGTACACTCGCATATCCAACTTCTTCATTAACTTCTTAATGCCTTTGGCACTTGAGCtcatacttcagatccaagttcCATAGGCATACTAGGATTATAAAGTGCCCAAATTTATGACATTTCAAGTCCAACAAGTCCTTAatgcaaggtcttaatccattaagaccttctacaagaatCATGGAGTCAAACTAACTAAAGGGACCTCATTCTTATGGCTTAGGACCCATCCTAGGGTCTAAAAGGACAACCCAAAATGTCTAAAACCAAACGTGCATAGAAATGGGACTTTTGAAACAAGAAGAACCACATAAAGCTACCAAAATGAGATCCCATCAAACAAAACATCAAGGGGAAGAATTTTTACCTTCTAGAGCTTCCCAAGGAGGTAATGATCCAAGATCCACAAAGTTGCTTCAACTTCTAAGCTCCTTGATGCAACTCCTTCTTCTTAAagcacaccaagaacacacttttAGCTTAAAACACTCTTAAGGGACTAAGTTGTGCCAAAAACGACTCAAGGGCTTTGGAGGCTAAAATGTTAAGGTAAATGAgccataaagatgcttaaatACCCCAAAAACCGTAAAACTTAGGGTTTTACTCGGATATGAGTATGCCCATCATACATATGTGTATACCCAGCGTACTAGGGTATGCCCTAATACGTTTAGCGTACTTCCGCTGCATCAAAATTACAATCTTGCCACTGGGGCTTCCCATGGCTACTTCTTTCCAATCCAAGGACCAATATGACATGATTTAAAACCAATGGATGAATTTGAAAATACTTGAAAACCGGAGTGTTACACCTTGCCCCTATCCTCTGAAGTACATGGAACCATAAAGTCAAACTGTAAGCctgagcttagtgagttcccttaaATACCAGACATAGCTAAACATATAATGGCATGCatatatgagccttcagcctgtctggaccaccTTGCAAGGCCTACAGCGTATCTGGACTGCTCTACGGGCCTACAGCCTAACTAGACTACCTCTCAAGGCGTACAACCTATTCAGACCATTGTGGGTATCTTGGCATTCAACACAAAGTAGGACTGCCTCAACCtaaccacaatatgtcgacatatgcatctgataaacatatatatatatatatatatatatatatatatatatatatatatatatatatatatatatatatatatatatatatatatatatatatatatatatatatagccaacAAGTATaagtaatcatatagatctaccaatctaatagttcgctacaacataacaacatcttatataccaggatacataacatagcatattgggttggcattggtgccttcgacccatgagtacaatgaggaaaagTGACCTCACAGTCTGAAAGAAAGCTAAACTGATCATTGCTCCAACACTGACTCTAGCATATTGGATTGGCATtgttgccttcgacccatgagtacagtgaggaaaagtGACCTCACAGTCTGAAAGATAGCTAAACTGATCACTACTCGAAATACCCCaaatgacctaaagtcaaacttggtcaaagtcaatggtaaatggtcaaaagtcaaaagtcaacctcCAGTTGGTCGACATGTTGTGGCCATCCTTGGCCACGTCGTGCCagcaaaaaaaacaaaacaaacgaGCCTTAGCCTAGTCGCCACATCGGGGCGACCTAAAGTCATGGTGTGGGCATTGGGTTCCTAACAGGTTAATGACTTAACTCATTTACTTTGATGCTAAgggctccaaagctcagatctggtcATTCTatggtctaaatggataaagcttccaactGTATCCCTTTAGACTGTCCAAAAGATAAAGATCTCAACTTCTAGGCATAAAAAGGGCAAAGCACAACTTGGCTTAAtcaataagcacttaatcttgTAGACTTCTTGTCAAAAGTTTCCATAATGGTTTCTAGCACCACAACTAACAAAAAAATCCATGCTTTTCAGAGATGCatatccaatgcatgtcttgaactcctATTAGGTTAAAATGAGCTTGAATGGCCAAAAATCCATGCATGCCACCAATACTCATTTCTAATCTAGATCCAAAGCACTAAATAACCAAAAcggcctggagattcataaagttgaaaactttatgagatctcaccACTCAAACCCATCAAGACATGAAGAAAAGGGACAAAATCTAAGATCTAGTAACTTAGTAAGGAAAAGTTTGGGTCATGAACACTCACAAGCTCTAGAAGATGTGTTAACTGATGTAGATTATGCTTGCAATGTAGATTACCACACCAAAGGCTTCCTTCCACTTCAAAGATCACCATAAACACCAAAATGAGTTCACAATTACAttggaggctagggttagggtttctgaacTTGATAGGGTAATGGAGACCGAATGACCATGAAATCCTAGCCTTAATGTCCTTTAAATGGGGCCCAAaacccaagaattagggttttctaccaAAAACACctaccacgtcgtggcacctatGGCAATGTTGTGGCAGGTCATGTAAATCTGCGATCAAAACACTACTACTACGCTGTGGTGAAGCTCCACCATGTTGTGGCCAcctaaaataaaagtaaaaaatttataaattaattcaTACGTGAAACATGTGTTACATTTACTATGAATATGTTAATGTGACACGAAAAGATGATTTTATGATCTACTAATGAATATGAATGAATCCCTTTCGTAAAACCCATACTCTGATTTTAGAAATGTATGTTCAGACTTTGGATGTTATAATTGGACACGCATGGTTTTTAAAGTAAGGATTTTTATGAAGCTTTTGGGAGCTAGGAAGCTTTCTGGAATGTATGAGTGTTGAGCCTAGCGGATTaggagcttaagccattaaactGGTTTTGGTTAGATCCCATGGAATGGGGTGTAGCTCAACACAATGTGGTGGCGGGTTTCATCCACGTCTGTCTTGTCGTGTGGCTACCCAGGCATGGTCAGTGATTGGTCATGGCTTGTTGactgaccgttgaccattgacttttgaccagGTTATGTTTTGGGAAATTTGTTAGTTTTAGTTATTATACTAAGGTTTGGCCTTCTGTGATTCACCAGGTGGTGTGTAGTACCAGCTTCTCGACCTCATGAGTTACGGTGTAGTCTAGTTTGATTTGTGAGATAAGTCTTCTCACAATACTATATAGAATGCtagattgtctttgtgactcttgcatgtaagTTGGACGAGACCCGTTATGTATGTTGGGGAGCGTTATGTACTTTGGGGGGGGGGCGTTATGTATGTTAGGTAGGGCCCGTTATGTATTATGAGCGAGGCCCATATTGGTATATAGTATTTTTTGGAACCCGTTAAGTTGTGTGCTTATGGTTTAAAgttttattatttcaggtacttctagtagcAATGGAAAAGAGTCGACTTGATTGTGCTGCATCCACCAATGGGTTCTGCACCTTATGATATTAggattactctgatgtttttatAAAAACTCTGAACTTATGATTTGGATCATTTGACTTGGGATGTTTATGAATGATGTGGAACAAGTATTTGGTGTCATTAAGTGGTGTTGGCACATACTCAAACTCGTAGCACAATCATATGAGTCGTAAGATTGCAAAACATAATGTATATGTCCatcatattatatataattttagaaGAATGAACGAAAAGTGATATGCTACTAAAATGAAAACTAAATTTTTCCAGCCTTTGAAGGAGTAGATGTTGCTATGCCGCAATATAGGACAAGCGGAAGGGAAGTACATGAACGTGATATCCATCATGCCCTTCGTATTGATTTGTGTAACATATTTACATGGCTAACATATATATTTTGATCGAAGATAAGgacgatgatttgtttgatgatACATATGAAGATTCATATTTGTTCAACGAGGATGCGAACAAAATTTCAGAAGAAAATTCGGTGTGATATAATACtttaatcattgttatattttagtTTCGATTTCTTATATTTATTTTGTAATAATTATTTTCAGATAAtaaagtatttttatttttattaactttgtgtttaattatattttttattggTTTTTTTACTAGTTAAATTATAGCTACGATTTTACCCGCCGCACGTTGCGACCACAATAATGGATTTAAGTAGTAGAAACTAAGTTATTACATGTTGAAAATCGACAAAATATAGTCTTTGTTTTTAAGTAGACAAACtcaaatttatacaaaaaaaatacatatattttttttaaattaacaaacAAAAGTTCAAAATTGTCATCAAAATGTTGATTACATCGAATATAtgaaatatacataaaaataagtacGTAGAAATTTAATTTGTTTAAGTTAACAAACGAAAAATGTTAGAAAAAATCAAATTATGTATACAAGGGGGATAAGTACCAAAGTTTAGAAAATGAAGGGAGCGGGTGAAAGTGATAATTTACAAACTCAAAGTCGAAGGAGTCAAAATgacattaaaaaataataaatgtgaaaatgTAATTATCAGGGTTCCAAATAACATTGACCTTATTTGGCAGCAATATTAAACCTAAAGTTTTTCGAACCGAGCCATATCGTGTCAAATGCATAACTGAAgacaataatttttttaataattaataattttatatatattctACTACGattcatttttatataaataaatgatttaaaacgacattttattaaaacttgatAATAAATACAAATCTTAAagttttttaaaacattggtaatTTTACAAGTCAGAGGGGTGCAAATTATCGAGctaaaaatagaaaatagaaatgattaaaatgtcattttaaaaagtagagaaataaaaaaaatactttttcaAAGTAGAATTTCATGTTAAAATGCAGAAAGtcaaaatgatattttaaaaaatagaaaatacaaacaatgattttcaaaataaataaatacaaactATCGATAAAAACTTCTGTCAACTTAAACAAAATAGAAATAGTATGatagaaaatgaaaaatacaaataatttgaTAGAAAATGAAGTTCCTAAGttgtgaaaaacaaaatgaaaattaGGTGACATAAAAGGAaaaacaaattgtaaaatatgACCAGACTGGTAAAAACGTCTATCAACttacaacaaaataaaaataatttgataGAAAATGAAGTTCCTAAGTTGTCGAAAACAAAAGGAAAATTAGGTGacataaaagaaaaagaaattttgTACTACATGAGATTAACATTACGAAACAACCAGAACAGTATAGGCGATAAGCAAGTGGGTAGGCGGGTTGCTCAATCTTAATGGCAAACATGAAACACTATGTATGTGGTCAATCACTAGTTCACCACGTGTCCTACGTAACATCAAGCATATACTACCGTTGACACGTATCATGCCACCTGCCAACTATCatccttgtatatatatatataccttggcTACGTTCACCTTCTCAATAAATATATTCTCCGCTTTACTCGATTACTATatttggatttttcaagctttttGATTGATCTAAAATGGCGGAAACAGTGGGACGAAGCATTGCTGCACCATTGCTGTTCCTGAACCTTGTTATGTACTTTATCACCTTAGGATTTGCTAGTTGGTGTCTTAACAGGTTCATCAATGGCCAGTCCTACCATCCTAGTAAGTTATCTATCTGCCCGCAGCTACCTGATGCGTAATATTGCAATATCTGACCTTTTCTATTTCAGGTTTTGGAGGAAATGGAGCAACAGAGTTCTTCTTGGAGTTTGCCATTCTAGCTTCTGTTCTTGGAATAGTCTCGAAATTCGCAGGTGGCAACCACCTTAGGGTATGGAGGAACGACAGCCTTGCCGCCGCTGGATCGTCTTCTCTGGTTGCGTGGGCCGTCACTGCTCTTGCTTTCGGGTAATATCTTTGGTTTCACATGCAAGTAAGTTAATGGTAACAGGTGGTTACTGAATTAGGTAACTGAGAGTTGAATTGCAGGTTGGCATGCAAGGAGATAAACGTAGGAGGACACAGAGGGTGGAGGTTAAAGATGGTGGAAGCATTCATTATAATCTTGGCATTCACGGAGCTGTTGTATGTAATGTTGCTGCATGCCGGTTTGTACAGCAGCAGGTACGGACCAGGCTACCGTGACGGCGACTATGGAGTTGGAGGACATCATGCGGAAGAAGGTGTCATGAAAGGGACCAGAGTTTGATCGTCGTTgaatatgtgtatatgtatgcatgaAGGTATAGATATATGGTAGTATAAATATAAAGGAAGGTAGATTTAATTAATATCAAGATGTTAATTTGGTGTAATGGTATATGTAGTAGAGACTGGGATTAATTAACCAAATCTTAATCGGGTCTTACTGTGTTTTAATAGTCTAGCCACTTTACTCATGGGTTCGATCAGAACATCTGTTTCACAAAGATCGGCTTGTTAGCGGTATCGTTTTGTTTGGATTTAGAATACTTGATTCAATAATGTAGTAATATAATATAAGTACTTAATATAAGAGTAACCCTCTTTTACTTGTAGAGTCTACTTGTTGACGTTGTGTGTTTTCAAATAAATCGTTAATATCTTTTGTTTGTTTAAGACTTTGAGCTTTCTTTCTGCCGTAttctttttattaaatctttTGTTTGTTTAAGCTTTCTTTCTGCcgttttctttttattaatggatatctattggaattaaaaatatatatattaaatctttTGTTTGTTTAAGCTTtctttctgccattttctttttattaaaggaTATCTAtttgaatttaaaaataataataataataataataataataataataataataataataataaatgaagaGTGAATTACAGTCTTCGTCCGTGTGGTTTACTGTGAAATGTCCTTATTTTGGGAACAGATTTGGTCTTTAGGGTAAAAGTAACACCATTGGCGTTTAGGGTTTCAGTAACATTGGTGATAACACCTAAGAGACAAAAACGAATTTCGACCACTCACAACCATTACTCATAGCCCCAACACCGCTAGCCACCCTCAACACCCACTACAAGAAATATACCCTTTACCGACGACATTATTATCGGCGACAAAGAGCTTTAGCGGCGACAATATCTATCGGCGACAAGGGGCTTTAGCGGCGACTCTAGATATTGCGGCCGTTTGTCGCCGGTAATAATGTCGCTCGGATCCACGCTTTCCCCCTACATCTGAACCATTTGATGAGATATCTAATCCAACGGGTGGAGTGTCTTATCTTATCTAACCTAATACCGGCGACATatttgtcgccgctaaagagTTAAAAAAGTGGCCACTAATAGTTAACGAAAAAACACGCGGTATCTTTCCCTCCAgtttgtcgccgctattgctaAAAGTCGTCAGTAAAGCTCTacctgtcgccgctaaaggtgtcgCGCGCTATTGCCTCTCGCAGATAAAAAAAAACGCACGAAGAACCCTCATTTCTCCATTTGCTTTCTGTTTGTTGTGCTTCTTTCTTTTGCCATTTCCAGCTTCTTCCGATTTTCACTTCTATTTGCTTGTTCCAAACAAATTTCTTCCCACACCATATTGTGTCCTATTAAGAATCTAGGTGTGGTTAAAGCTTTTGGGACCAATTTCTAACTCTATTTCTTCAACAAAGGTAAGTTGATTTTGTAATTTCCTTTTCAATTTGTATGTTAATTTCGATTTTTAGTTTCATCTAGTGATTGAATGGTAATAAATTGTTCATATATttgtttttggtggtgttgttttggattagaagcaaATTTTTTTCCATATTGTTCCAAGCAAATTTCTCTAGGTGTGGTTAAAGATTTTGGGACCAATTTCTAACTTCATTTCTTGAAGAAAGGTAAGTTCATTTGCTAATTTCACTTTTAAtttgaatatatgtgaatttgttGTATATATGCCAATATATGTGTATTTGATGTATATGTGGCATATGAGTATTTggtaaaaactatatgtatttgTTATAAGTAAGATATTATTGTGTGtatatgaatgcatgtatgtttATTGTAAATGTGGTATATGATTGTGAAACATTTGTATTTAGTataaataggatgttattatctatatgtgaaattatgtgtatttggtttaagtaggatgttattttgtatgtatgtgtatgtatttgtatttggtgtatatgtggtatatatatgtaaaagtatgtgaatttcatcctcttatgtattatgtaaaagtatgtgcttttggtataagtaggatgctataattgaaaaaaaaattattgttataatttgaaaaaaaacaaaaaaaaaattatcaaattgtttaaaaacttatatacaaaaactaggAAGTTTTTAGTGTTTACCCaagctaactccaaattaattaaccaataagttatatagttaacttataatctTCAAATTAATTTATAAGGTTATATTTTTATAACCAATAATAATCGGTTACGATAAAAATAGGTTaaaggatgctataattgaaaaaaaaattattgttataattggaaaaaaaacacaacaaaaattgtaaaattgtttaaaaacttatatatattttaatctcaACAGTAAAAAAGAACAACA of the Lactuca sativa cultivar Salinas chromosome 6, Lsat_Salinas_v11, whole genome shotgun sequence genome contains:
- the LOC111875865 gene encoding membrane protein PM19L; translation: MAETVGRSIAAPLLFLNLVMYFITLGFASWCLNRFINGQSYHPSFGGNGATEFFLEFAILASVLGIVSKFAGGNHLRVWRNDSLAAAGSSSLVAWAVTALAFGLACKEINVGGHRGWRLKMVEAFIIILAFTELLYVMLLHAGLYSSRYGPGYRDGDYGVGGHHAEEGVMKGTRV